From Rutidosis leptorrhynchoides isolate AG116_Rl617_1_P2 chromosome 3, CSIRO_AGI_Rlap_v1, whole genome shotgun sequence, a single genomic window includes:
- the LOC139900375 gene encoding uncharacterized mitochondrial protein AtMg01250-like produces MGFGSKWRKWILICFKSASISILINGSPISEFGLEMGVRQGDPLSPFLFILSTEGLNVLAKNVVAKKMFSGVEVGVEKVVISHLQYGDDTIFFGTWNESNVRSLLKLLKCFKLTSGLKINYHKSNLIGIGVEDVEVKRIASLFRCKVGSTPFMYLRFLVGGNMKKEESWAPVVSKFEKRLSD; encoded by the coding sequence ATGGGGTTTGGGTCGAAATGGAGAAAGTGGATTCTCATATGTTTTAAATCGGCTTCCATCTCAATCCTCATCAACGGTTCACCCATTAGTGAGTTTGGTCTAGAAATGGGGGTTAGGCAAGGTGATCCACTATCACCCTTTCTTTTTATTCTTTCAACGGAAGGGCTAAATGTCTTAGCTAAAAATGTGGTTGCAAAGAAGATGTTTTCGGGGGTGGAAGTAGGTGTGGAAAAAGTTGTGATATCACATTTACAATATGGGGATGATACGATTTTCTTCGGAACTTGGAATGAAAGTAATGTGCGTAGCCTCCTGAAACTCCTCAAATGTTTCAAATTAACTTCGGGCCTTAAGATTAATTATCACAAAAGCAACCTAATCGGGATTGGGGTGGAAGATGTGGAGGTTAAGAGGATTGCTAGCTTATTCAGGTGCAAAGTTGGTTCAACACCGTTCATGTATCTCAGGTTCCTCGTGGGTGGTAATATGAAAAAGGAGGAGAGTTGGGCCCCGGTTGTTAGTAAATTTGAGAAGAGACTTTCGGATTAG